Proteins encoded together in one Amblyomma americanum isolate KBUSLIRL-KWMA chromosome 1, ASM5285725v1, whole genome shotgun sequence window:
- the LOC144132999 gene encoding uncharacterized protein LOC144132999 — protein MEVTVEGTEITPEELRTSDWITKVGKHVKELHDLTRGERRGGKDGDARLERGAESGEGKKIAAEANAAYKKLGQKNAERSIASYLPRLPANDYKIIIRPKNGLALAKVPTTRLSAAVRMAAQIPWVKGQDKDVLIHNDKQGTLIFSTPDMDTVWKVTKIKSIHIDDDEYEVTACLAPHEDCGRGVVHGIDPKLTIEELTEAFGTPRNPPILGVRKMGKSSSAIVIFKHETVPRWVYCYDVPLKCVLYKKRYEVCYRCGELGHRSDVCVSAQVKCLGCGIIAPPEDHVCEPKCKLCGKGHLTADRKCKEAFRTPYTIKKRQWEAKLGMEVMEEEARKAKETEVGSSRFEKHQGRSRSQSGNQSESRGRSESFPRLPNLREAEKQKKAQPGTAGPSGGAVVNNPARPKSPSRKVGWVSEASQDKRDEEIFQIKEENRLLKAQLAAMSKQIEELRIALKPNAAPAKQSQMPQNPVVRASEEQGAAQPPAKKRAKEVEKPIIDMDTEKVIDMKIEQLEAKFEAKSRQENEWRKAFEERMLGMFQTLSEQLHQRDNSVAEQIHQRDNNLTEQLKEEFAKRDRAYEHLTQQVLGNQMNQLIASHGSQIQ, from the coding sequence ATGGAGGTGACCGTAGAGGGTACGGAGATTACACCCGAAGAATTGAGAACCTCGGATTGGATCACTAAAGTGGGAAAACATGTTAAAGAACTGCACGACCTCACGAGAGGCGAGCGGCGAGGAGGCAAAGATGGAGATGCCAGATTGGAACGCGGAGCCGAATCCGGAGAAGGCAAAAAGATAGCGGCGGAGGCGAACGCCGCATATAAAAAGCTGGGGCAGAAGAACGCGGAGCGCTCAATTGCGTCGTACCTTCCGCGTTTGCCAGCTAATGACTACAAGATAATTATTCGGCCGAAGAATGGGCTGGCGCTCGCGAAAGTTCCGACTACGAGGTTGAGTGCGGCGGTGCGGATGGCAGCGCAAATTCCATGGGTCAAAGGGCAGGACAAGGACGTGCTGATTCATAACGACAAACAAGGCACCCTGATTTTCAGCACCCCAGACATGGACACTGTCTGGAAGGTGACCAAGATTAAGTCTATCCATATCGACGACGACGAGTACGAAGTCACAGCGTGCCTGGCGCCGCACGAGGACTGCGGGCGGGGTGTGGTGCACGGCATCGACCCGAAACTGACCATAGAGGAACTGACAGAGGCCTTCGGCACCCCGAGGAACCCGCCGATACTTGGCGTAAGGAAGATGGGCAAATCCAGTTCGGCGATCGTCATCTTCAAACACGAGACAGTGCCGAGGTGGGTGTACTGTTACGACGTACCCCTAAAGTGCGTGCTCTACAAGAAGCGGTACGAGGTGTGCTACCGCTGTGGCGAGCTAGGACACAGATCGGACGTATGTGTCAGCGCCCAAGTTAAGTGTCTGGGATGCGGAATCATAGCCCCACCCGAGGATCACGTATGCGAGCCCAAGTGTAAATTGTGCGGCAAAGGTCACTTGACAGCAGACCGGAAATGCAAGGAAGCTTTCAGGACCCCTTATACGATAAAGAAGAGGCAATGGGAGGCCAAGCTGGGTATGGAAGTCATGGAAGAGGAAGCGCGGAAGGCGAAGGAGACCGAAGTAGGAAGTAGCCGGTTCGAAAAGCATCAAGGGAGATCCAGGAGTCAGTCAGGAAACCAGAGCGAGTCGAGAGGGAGATCAGAGTCCTTCCCGCGTCTACCGAATCTGCGGGAAGCGGagaagcaaaagaaggcccaaccCGGGACTGCGGGCCCCTCCGGAGGCGCTGTCGTCAACAACCCAGCGAGGCCCAAGTCTCCGAGCCGAAAGGTGGGTTGGGTGAGTGAAGCCTCCCAGGATAAACGCGATGAAGAAATCTTCCAGATTAAGGAAGAAAATCGTTTGCTTAAGGCACAGCTCGCAGCGATGAGCAAGCAAATTGAGGAGCTTAGAATAGCGCTTAAGCCTAATGCAGCACCTGCGAAACAATCGCAGATGCCACAAAATCCAGTTGTAAGAGCATCAGAGGAGCAGGGTGCGGCTCAGCCGCCGGCTAAGAAGAGGGCGAAGGAAGTAGAAAAGCCCATAATAGATATGGACACAGAGAAAGTGATAGACATGAAAATAGAACAATTGGAGGCAAAATTTGAGGCCAAATCTAGACAGGAAAATGAATGGCGCAAGGCTTTTGAAGAACGCATGTTAGGGATGTTCCAAACCCTCTCAGAGCAGCTGCATCAACGAGATAACAGTGTCGCAGAGCAAATACATCAGAGGGATAATAACCTCACTGAACAACTTAAGGAAGAATTTGCGAAAAGGGACCGGGCGTATGAACACCTCACCCAACAAGTACTAGGAAACCAGATGAATCAGCTGATTGCCAGTCATGGCTCACAGATCCAGTAA